A genomic region of Melanotaenia boesemani isolate fMelBoe1 chromosome 13, fMelBoe1.pri, whole genome shotgun sequence contains the following coding sequences:
- the bcap31 gene encoding B-cell receptor-associated protein 31 produces the protein MSLQWTAVATFLYVEVFLVLLLCIPFISPKRWNKIFKSRLIQTIALYGNTWFMVAIAILVFLLIDAFREVRKYSVTEKVDLTNNPTAIEHIHMKLFRAQRNEYIAGFALLLCLLLRRLATLLSQQASLMASNEAFKKQAEGASTAAKKYMEDNELLQEKLRNAGVEVPEEGKKGGGVQEENKTLKEEVKTLKQELETTKKALQKSDSDVSAMKKQAENLTVEYDRLLEEHSKLLASSDKKSD, from the exons ATGAGTCTGCAGTGGACGGCCGTCGCCACCTTCCTCTACGTCGAGGTCTTCCTCGTTCTTCTCCTCTGCATCCCCTTCATCTCCCCCAAGAG GTGGAACAAGATCTTCAAGTCTCGGCTCATCCAGACCATCGCTCTCTATGGAAACACCTGGTTCATGGTGGCCATCGCCATCCTCGTCTTCCTCCTTATCG ATGCGTTTCGTGAGGTGAGGAAGTACAGCGTGACGGAGAAGGTGGATCTCACCAACAACCCGACGGCCATCGAACACATCCACATGAAGCTGTTCAGAGCTCAGAGGAACGAGTACATCGCCGGCTTTGCTCTGCTGCTCTGCCT GCTCCTGCGTCGCCTAGCAACGCTGCTCTCTCAGCAGGCCTCGCTCATGGCCTCTAACGAGGCCTTCAAGAAGCAGGCGGAGGGCGCCAGCACCGCCGCCAAGAAATACATGGAGGACAACGAGCTGCTGCAGGAG AAACTGCGCAATGCTGGAGTCGAAGTTCCGGAGGAGggaaagaaaggaggaggagtccaggaggAGAACAAGACCCTGAAAGAGGAGGTGAAGACCCTGAAGCAAGAGCTGGAGACCACCAAGAAAG CTCTGCAGAAGTCTGACAGCGACGTTTCTGCGATGAAGAAACAGGCGGAGAACCTGACGGTGGAGTACGACAGACTGCTGGAGGAGCACAGCAAGCTGTTG GCGAGCAGCGACAAGAAATCAGACTGA